The proteins below are encoded in one region of Planctopirus limnophila DSM 3776:
- a CDS encoding DUF1294 domain-containing protein, whose amino-acid sequence MAQRTFVQNFNSRLQSGLVIFSFLWLSVAFFWLYRAVTLAGQKIDFFVAIYLFLTILCSLVGFVLAFIDKRRSVRDRPRISEQTLHAFSLAGGWPGTCIGNWLFRHKTQKTSYQAMFWLIVLVHLSIVSYCLYLTWWPANSEPANISKPPSTSLPRITPQPLLPPTGATG is encoded by the coding sequence ATGGCGCAACGTACTTTTGTCCAGAATTTCAACTCGCGTCTGCAATCCGGCCTGGTGATCTTCTCTTTCCTCTGGCTAAGCGTGGCGTTTTTCTGGCTCTACCGGGCAGTGACTCTTGCAGGACAGAAGATTGACTTTTTTGTCGCGATCTACCTCTTTTTAACGATCCTTTGCAGTTTAGTGGGTTTTGTTCTGGCGTTCATTGATAAGCGTCGGTCAGTACGAGATCGGCCTCGTATTTCGGAACAAACACTCCATGCCTTTTCCCTCGCCGGGGGCTGGCCGGGGACTTGTATCGGCAACTGGCTCTTTCGCCACAAAACGCAAAAGACCTCCTATCAGGCGATGTTCTGGCTGATTGTGTTGGTACACCTTTCAATCGTCTCTTATTGCCTCTATCTCACCTGGTGGCCTGCCAATTCTGAACCAGCCAACATTTCCAAGCCTCCTTCGACCAGCCTCCCTCGGATCACTCCTCAACCTCTTCTTCCACCAACTGGTGCAACCGGGTGA
- a CDS encoding sensor histidine kinase: MPFQHLSRRLASLRFRLTVWNTLVVILAVLAALISVREGLRFSLVDETNRILLDEASALELAVREYWPDQDAIRGEMERKAESSKEVGWHIRWLDANRQTIFASANAPSAPIDSVVGKMGDATIWASGDIRAVEKQVKTDVVTFVRVGLNTGFITTDVARMTRVLLPIAFSLCILAPLGGFILATRAVTPFQRILASADILRPRQLQDRLKITGTGDELDILAIKINAFLDEIASQINRNNSFLANAAHELRSPLTAMISQIDVALSKPRESAEYQETLETLLEECQHLATLVRQLMQLAESDVRGTDIERQPVDLKLIVSRAIEMFTAVAEERQIRLSLILGSEQVQSHHPNSCRVIGVESELRQVVTNLLDNAIKFSRPESEIQLIITTIAEKHMLQLEVKDQGVGISTEDLGNVFDRFFQVDRSRQRLESRGMGLGLSICDSIVKQHRGEIAIKSELGVGTSVEVRLPLAV, encoded by the coding sequence ATGCCCTTCCAGCATCTTAGCCGCCGGCTGGCTTCGCTCCGATTCCGACTGACTGTCTGGAATACTCTCGTCGTGATTCTCGCTGTCCTGGCGGCATTGATCAGTGTCCGCGAAGGACTTCGATTCTCACTGGTGGACGAAACGAACCGTATTCTTCTCGACGAAGCCAGCGCACTCGAGTTGGCGGTACGTGAATACTGGCCCGATCAGGACGCCATCCGCGGCGAAATGGAACGTAAAGCTGAGAGCAGTAAAGAAGTGGGCTGGCATATCCGCTGGCTTGATGCCAATCGACAAACCATCTTTGCCAGTGCCAATGCACCATCAGCACCCATTGACAGCGTGGTTGGAAAAATGGGAGACGCCACAATCTGGGCCAGTGGTGATATTCGCGCTGTGGAGAAGCAGGTCAAGACCGATGTGGTCACGTTTGTTCGTGTCGGGCTCAATACAGGGTTCATTACCACAGATGTCGCCCGCATGACTCGAGTCCTCCTGCCGATTGCTTTTTCCCTTTGTATTCTCGCTCCACTGGGCGGGTTTATTCTGGCCACTCGCGCTGTCACACCTTTCCAGCGAATTCTGGCTTCGGCAGATATTCTGAGACCACGTCAGTTGCAGGATCGCCTAAAAATCACAGGGACAGGGGACGAACTCGACATACTGGCCATCAAGATTAATGCCTTCCTCGATGAAATCGCTTCGCAGATCAATCGCAACAATTCGTTCCTCGCGAATGCCGCCCATGAACTGCGTTCTCCGTTAACAGCCATGATCAGCCAGATCGATGTCGCACTGTCCAAACCCCGCGAGTCGGCCGAGTACCAGGAAACTCTCGAAACCTTGCTCGAAGAATGCCAGCATCTGGCGACGCTGGTGCGTCAATTGATGCAACTCGCCGAATCCGATGTTCGGGGCACAGATATCGAACGCCAGCCCGTGGATTTGAAACTCATCGTTTCCAGAGCCATCGAGATGTTTACAGCCGTCGCTGAAGAACGTCAGATCAGGCTTTCATTGATTCTTGGCAGCGAGCAGGTTCAGTCCCATCACCCCAACTCCTGCCGAGTCATTGGTGTGGAAAGTGAATTGCGTCAGGTTGTGACCAATCTGCTCGATAACGCCATTAAGTTTTCCCGGCCTGAAAGTGAAATCCAACTCATCATTACGACGATCGCCGAAAAGCACATGCTGCAACTCGAAGTCAAGGATCAAGGTGTCGGGATCTCAACCGAGGATCTTGGAAATGTGTTTGATCGATTTTTTCAGGTCGATCGATCGCGCCAGAGGCTTGAATCCCGAGGTATGGGTCTGGGCCTGAGTATCTGCGATTCCATTGTCAAACAGCACCGGGGTGAAATTGCCATCAAGAGCGAACTGGGCGTCGGGACAAGTGTCGAAGTCAGACTTCCTTTAGCCGTCTGA
- the hemL gene encoding glutamate-1-semialdehyde 2,1-aminomutase: MSVADSPRSIENEVRLIHSRSEKVFAAAQQLIPGGVNSPARAFGGVGGTPVVMDRGEGPYLYDIDGNRYLDYIGSWGPHILGHRHPVVTAAIHAAVDRGTSFGAPCEAENELAQMVIEAVPSIEMVRMTNSGTEATMSAIRVARGFTGRDRLIKFAGCYHGHVDSLLVSAGSGALTHGVPSSPGIPASVTEHTTVLEYNDCEGLANAFRRHPDQFAAVILEPVVGNMGLVVPSPEFLKLLRELCSQHGTVLIFDEVMTGFRLAYGGAQELFGITPDMTTLGKIIGGGMPVGAYGGRADIMRKVSPIGPVYQAGTLSGNPVAMASGIATLSVLRDERPYATLANYTSRLAQGLSELATKHGLPHTCPHVGSMITLFFNPDVVTGYEVAKRSDTKRFARFFHGMLERGIYLACSQFEAHFVSAALTEEHLKQTLRAADEALGDIA; the protein is encoded by the coding sequence ATGTCTGTCGCTGATTCACCTCGATCGATTGAGAATGAAGTTCGTTTGATTCACTCCCGCAGTGAGAAGGTTTTTGCAGCAGCACAACAGCTGATACCCGGCGGTGTGAACAGCCCCGCTCGTGCTTTTGGTGGTGTGGGTGGCACACCCGTCGTTATGGATCGTGGGGAAGGGCCATACCTGTATGATATTGATGGGAATCGATACCTCGATTACATCGGTTCGTGGGGCCCGCACATTTTAGGGCATCGCCATCCCGTTGTGACTGCCGCCATTCATGCGGCTGTCGATCGTGGTACGAGCTTTGGTGCCCCCTGCGAAGCCGAGAATGAACTGGCCCAAATGGTCATTGAGGCTGTTCCGTCAATCGAGATGGTGCGGATGACAAACTCGGGGACTGAAGCCACGATGTCGGCCATACGTGTCGCACGGGGATTCACCGGTCGGGATCGATTGATCAAGTTTGCAGGTTGTTATCACGGCCATGTCGACAGCCTGCTGGTTTCGGCAGGAAGTGGAGCCTTGACCCATGGTGTCCCTTCGAGCCCTGGGATTCCCGCAAGTGTGACAGAACATACGACCGTTCTGGAGTACAACGATTGCGAGGGATTGGCAAATGCATTTCGTCGTCATCCTGATCAGTTTGCTGCGGTGATTCTTGAGCCTGTGGTCGGGAATATGGGCTTGGTTGTGCCTTCGCCCGAGTTTCTGAAGCTGCTGCGTGAGCTCTGTTCTCAGCATGGAACAGTGCTGATTTTCGACGAAGTGATGACGGGTTTTCGTCTGGCGTATGGTGGTGCCCAGGAGTTGTTCGGGATCACGCCCGATATGACGACTCTGGGAAAGATCATTGGCGGCGGCATGCCTGTCGGGGCCTATGGTGGGCGAGCAGATATCATGAGGAAGGTTTCGCCAATCGGGCCGGTCTATCAGGCAGGAACGCTCTCCGGAAACCCCGTGGCGATGGCCAGCGGGATTGCCACACTCAGCGTGCTGCGTGATGAACGGCCTTATGCAACTCTGGCAAACTACACCTCGCGCCTGGCTCAAGGCCTGAGTGAACTCGCCACAAAGCATGGATTGCCTCATACATGCCCGCATGTGGGAAGTATGATCACTCTGTTCTTTAATCCCGATGTTGTGACAGGTTATGAAGTGGCGAAACGGAGTGATACAAAACGCTTTGCCCGGTTCTTTCATGGGATGCTCGAGCGGGGAATCTATCTCGCCTGCAGCCAGTTCGAGGCCCATTTTGTGTCTGCCGCTTTAACGGAAGAACACTTGAAGCAGACTCTCCGTGCAGCAGATGAAGCTTTGGGAGATATTGCCTAG
- the crtI gene encoding phytoene desaturase family protein, which yields MESDVIIVGGGPGGLATAMLLASRGKQVRVLERREVAGGRTSALNADGYRFDYGPTFFLYPRVLHEIFAAVGRDLMTDVPMKRLDPQYRLIFGNGGQLDATPDVTRMEQALAEFNPQDARNFRRFLDENRHKLEMFRPILESPFHSLKDVLALPLLKLLPIVRPWASVDGDLKRYFSDSRLRLAFSFQSKYLGMSPFRCPSLFTILSFLEYEYGVFHPYGGCSAVSEKMAEIAQSMGVQFYYGEPVQQLLFEGSRAVGARTSKGEYRAKAIVVNGDFARSMERLVPEKHRPKWSNRILARKQYSCSTFMMYLGIEGRYDHLSHHNILISGDYEGNLKDIEQRHILSKDPSIYVQNASVTDDSLAPAGHSTLYVLAPVSHQHKNIQWPEQQAKFRAVVIEQLKSKFGLKDLESRIRYEKIVTPRNWDEDFEIYRGATFNLAHNLQQMLHLRPRNRFADIPGVYLVGGGTHPGSGLPVIYESARITSKLLLEDLGEQDVSFPAIGSPTQLAAQPILADHTVPVEQVEMVDNLATCRSHHEIHQLASAPDSKTSIG from the coding sequence GTGGAGAGTGATGTCATCATTGTGGGTGGTGGCCCTGGCGGTCTGGCGACAGCCATGCTGCTGGCGAGCCGGGGAAAGCAAGTTCGCGTCCTCGAACGTCGCGAGGTCGCTGGTGGCCGTACATCAGCCCTGAATGCTGATGGCTATCGTTTTGACTACGGGCCGACATTCTTTCTCTACCCGCGAGTTCTCCACGAGATCTTTGCTGCTGTTGGTCGGGATCTGATGACAGATGTCCCTATGAAGCGGCTTGACCCCCAGTATCGTCTCATCTTCGGGAATGGTGGCCAGCTCGATGCCACGCCCGACGTCACTCGAATGGAGCAGGCACTGGCAGAATTCAATCCGCAGGACGCCCGAAACTTTCGACGATTTCTCGATGAGAATCGACACAAGCTGGAAATGTTCCGCCCGATTCTCGAATCCCCGTTTCACTCGCTCAAAGATGTCCTGGCTCTTCCACTTCTCAAGTTACTTCCCATTGTCAGGCCCTGGGCGTCCGTTGATGGCGATCTCAAGCGATACTTCTCAGATTCAAGGCTTCGGCTCGCGTTTTCTTTTCAGAGCAAATATCTCGGGATGTCGCCGTTCCGCTGCCCAAGTCTGTTCACAATTCTCTCGTTTTTAGAGTATGAGTACGGCGTATTTCATCCCTATGGAGGATGCAGCGCGGTCTCTGAAAAAATGGCAGAAATCGCCCAGTCGATGGGAGTGCAGTTTTATTACGGAGAGCCAGTTCAACAACTCTTATTTGAGGGTTCACGGGCTGTCGGTGCCAGGACTTCCAAGGGCGAGTATCGGGCTAAAGCTATTGTGGTTAATGGCGATTTTGCCCGCAGCATGGAACGGCTAGTTCCCGAGAAACATCGCCCGAAATGGTCGAACCGCATTCTGGCACGCAAGCAATACAGCTGCTCGACATTCATGATGTATCTTGGAATTGAGGGGCGCTACGACCATCTGTCACATCATAATATTTTGATTTCAGGAGATTACGAGGGGAACCTTAAGGACATCGAACAGCGGCATATCCTCTCCAAGGATCCTTCAATTTATGTGCAGAACGCCAGTGTGACGGACGATTCACTGGCTCCTGCGGGACACAGCACGCTCTACGTGCTGGCACCTGTTTCGCATCAGCACAAAAACATTCAATGGCCCGAGCAGCAGGCAAAGTTTCGAGCCGTGGTCATTGAGCAGCTCAAATCGAAATTTGGCCTGAAAGATCTCGAATCGAGAATTCGCTACGAGAAGATCGTCACACCCCGAAACTGGGATGAAGACTTCGAAATCTATCGTGGTGCCACCTTCAACCTGGCACATAACCTCCAGCAGATGCTGCATCTTCGGCCACGAAATCGATTTGCTGATATTCCCGGAGTCTATCTGGTGGGTGGAGGAACTCACCCCGGCAGCGGATTGCCCGTTATCTACGAATCAGCCCGCATTACCTCAAAGCTCCTGTTGGAAGATCTTGGCGAACAAGACGTTTCGTTCCCGGCAATCGGATCACCAACACAACTTGCTGCCCAACCGATTCTCGCTGATCACACGGTTCCCGTTGAGCAGGTAGAAATGGTTGACAATCTGGCCACATGTCGCAGTCATCATGAAATTCATCAACTGGCCTCTGCCCCCGACAGCAAGACTTCGATAGGTTAA
- a CDS encoding DMP19 family protein: MKYAAFILGIVVIISIGTFITYRMLRPRHGENGGFSDWLKNPDYKQAAADYFAARKALTIPDDISDEEIQKMVDQLFDEKDKHFNFDRLQLVGMKAVPMLINALNNPKTASMKFGDGGYVPGPASPFERIADLLESSGSPQAAQPLAKYMQHNDSYFRKYAAHALGNIGTSECIEPMLIALGDDDDYVRSFAMMGVEGGIRAKRCTPEFLDAMVPALTKLLDRPDNSVSGRAPGLLLAIDTNRAMSILLSSDYFSIENKQLQYIIRALNTAGHKIPHDTLLPLLKTLKPLVADYPHDYNYSEALIAYANHPDASAEELFRLELTSGNEKIQRAAAEALAILSGVTNAREVIFDALDKQGFDQLSSPQKHYYAVFMYDSEVCNGGHSQYFVNSSGDHWKSALAGLKAIGAEKRALILQEATKLFGTAGPAVDNDTRHRQLAAFTSKKDQVVDGLDTRYYECSENVEALLALYAIKHKEHFVVPD, encoded by the coding sequence ATGAAATACGCCGCATTCATTTTAGGGATCGTCGTAATAATCTCCATAGGAACCTTTATTACATATCGAATGCTCAGGCCTCGCCATGGCGAAAATGGTGGTTTTAGCGACTGGTTGAAAAATCCCGACTACAAGCAAGCCGCTGCTGACTATTTCGCCGCTCGAAAAGCGTTAACGATCCCTGACGATATTTCGGATGAAGAAATCCAGAAAATGGTCGATCAACTCTTTGATGAGAAGGACAAACACTTCAACTTTGATCGTCTTCAACTGGTCGGCATGAAGGCTGTACCAATGCTTATTAATGCACTTAACAATCCCAAAACCGCTTCGATGAAATTCGGTGACGGAGGTTATGTCCCTGGCCCGGCATCGCCTTTCGAGCGAATTGCCGATCTACTAGAGTCGTCTGGGTCGCCCCAGGCAGCACAGCCTCTGGCTAAATATATGCAGCATAATGACAGCTATTTTCGCAAGTATGCTGCTCATGCTCTAGGTAACATCGGCACGTCTGAATGTATTGAGCCGATGCTGATCGCTCTGGGTGATGATGACGACTATGTTCGCTCTTTCGCGATGATGGGTGTCGAAGGAGGAATTCGAGCCAAACGATGCACCCCGGAATTCCTCGATGCCATGGTTCCAGCATTAACGAAACTGCTGGATCGTCCCGATAACTCGGTCAGTGGTCGTGCTCCTGGACTATTGCTTGCAATCGATACCAATCGTGCGATGTCTATTCTGCTCTCTTCCGATTATTTTTCCATCGAGAACAAACAGCTTCAGTACATCATTCGGGCATTGAATACAGCAGGCCATAAAATTCCTCATGACACACTTCTGCCGCTCCTTAAGACGCTGAAGCCTCTCGTTGCCGATTACCCTCATGACTACAATTATTCCGAGGCACTTATCGCTTATGCAAATCACCCTGATGCCTCAGCAGAAGAGTTGTTTCGATTGGAATTGACGTCAGGTAACGAGAAGATTCAAAGAGCTGCAGCAGAGGCACTGGCGATATTGTCTGGTGTGACGAATGCGCGCGAGGTCATCTTTGATGCTTTGGATAAACAAGGGTTCGATCAACTCTCTTCGCCTCAGAAGCACTACTACGCTGTATTTATGTACGACAGCGAAGTCTGCAACGGAGGGCATTCACAATATTTCGTGAATTCATCGGGCGATCACTGGAAGTCAGCTCTTGCTGGATTAAAGGCGATCGGTGCTGAGAAGCGTGCATTAATCTTACAGGAGGCAACCAAGTTGTTTGGAACTGCGGGTCCAGCGGTTGATAACGACACCCGGCACCGTCAGCTCGCCGCTTTTACCAGTAAAAAAGATCAAGTTGTTGATGGGTTGGACACTCGCTACTACGAATGTAGTGAAAATGTGGAAGCCCTACTGGCATTGTATGCGATCAAACATAAAGAACACTTTGTAGTCCCAGATTGA
- the rph gene encoding ribonuclease PH has product MRHDGRQPDELRPIRIQRQFTKVAPGSVLISAGDTTLLVTASIDETLPPWKAADPAAQKGWLTAEYCMLPGSTSPRKRREREKVDGRSTEIQRLIGRSLRACVDFETLGPRTIMIDVEVLQADGGTRTLGITGGYIALCDAIATLGDKVSKDRPVLTTSIAAVSVGISHGTPILDLDYIEDSQAEVDLNVVMTGSGEFIEIQGTAEGRSFTRAQLDQQLALAEKGIRQLMELQQAALKG; this is encoded by the coding sequence ATGAGACATGATGGTCGCCAGCCAGATGAACTGCGTCCGATTCGAATTCAGCGTCAGTTCACCAAAGTTGCCCCTGGCAGTGTGCTGATCTCGGCTGGTGACACAACTTTGCTCGTGACCGCCAGCATCGATGAAACCCTGCCTCCGTGGAAGGCAGCCGATCCTGCAGCTCAAAAAGGCTGGCTCACTGCCGAGTACTGCATGCTCCCCGGCAGTACCTCTCCCCGCAAACGCCGCGAACGCGAAAAGGTCGATGGCCGCTCGACAGAAATTCAAAGGCTCATTGGCCGCAGCTTACGGGCCTGTGTCGATTTTGAAACACTGGGGCCGCGCACGATCATGATCGACGTGGAAGTTCTGCAGGCTGATGGTGGCACCCGCACTCTGGGTATTACCGGCGGCTACATTGCCCTGTGCGATGCGATTGCGACCTTAGGTGATAAGGTTTCAAAAGACCGCCCTGTGCTGACCACGTCGATTGCTGCAGTCAGTGTCGGGATTTCGCACGGGACACCAATCCTGGATCTCGATTATATTGAAGACAGCCAGGCAGAGGTTGATCTCAATGTGGTTATGACAGGTTCGGGCGAATTCATCGAGATTCAAGGGACAGCCGAAGGCCGCTCGTTTACCCGCGCGCAGCTGGATCAACAGCTTGCACTGGCTGAGAAAGGCATTCGCCAACTCATGGAACTCCAGCAAGCAGCATTGAAGGGCTGA
- a CDS encoding response regulator transcription factor: MNVLVIEDDPAIGRSLQQGFSEAGHHCVWQQNGISGYETALSRQADAIVLDLLLPGESGWDVLQKLRAAGVQAPIILLTALGSIDDRVKGLKLGADDYLVKPFDFAELMARLEAVQRRTGNKPSMILQAAGLTLDLTTRRVTSNDTEKEIDLTPIEFSLLELLMRYAGQVVTRKMLCEHVWGFNWDGTTNVIEVHVNRLRGKLDKDRDQSIIKTVRGRGYALPAS; the protein is encoded by the coding sequence ATGAATGTTCTCGTGATTGAAGACGACCCCGCGATCGGCCGCTCACTACAGCAAGGATTCTCCGAAGCCGGGCATCATTGCGTCTGGCAGCAGAACGGGATCTCCGGTTACGAAACAGCACTCTCCCGCCAGGCCGATGCGATTGTTCTCGATCTGCTGCTTCCCGGAGAGAGTGGTTGGGATGTCCTGCAAAAACTGCGAGCGGCTGGAGTTCAGGCCCCGATCATCCTGTTGACAGCACTCGGTTCTATCGATGATCGAGTCAAAGGACTCAAACTCGGGGCCGACGACTATCTCGTCAAACCGTTCGACTTCGCTGAACTCATGGCTCGCCTCGAAGCTGTCCAGAGACGGACTGGCAACAAGCCTTCCATGATTCTCCAAGCGGCAGGGCTGACTCTGGATCTCACGACACGTCGGGTCACTTCGAACGATACGGAAAAAGAGATCGATCTCACTCCCATCGAGTTCAGCCTGCTTGAACTTCTCATGCGCTATGCCGGCCAGGTTGTGACCAGAAAAATGCTGTGCGAACACGTCTGGGGTTTCAACTGGGACGGCACCACAAACGTCATTGAAGTGCATGTCAACCGGCTCCGCGGCAAACTCGATAAAGACCGCGATCAATCAATTATCAAAACTGTGCGGGGACGAGGTTATGCCCTTCCAGCATCTTAG
- a CDS encoding BON domain-containing protein has protein sequence MRYLSLSLLCCIASACGYMGSGTASQPTTPTTPTTSHKVSIPDPSPTNTGINARDRSDETMTPFDQNENPKDIAITADIRKRIVGSTMSISANNTKIMTKNGKVTLRGPVATSAEKAQIDVIAKEIAGTVNVDNQLDVSSKPSTSPEN, from the coding sequence ATGCGATATCTCTCTTTAAGCCTCCTCTGCTGCATCGCCAGTGCCTGCGGCTATATGGGCTCCGGGACTGCCAGTCAGCCGACCACTCCGACCACTCCGACCACTTCTCACAAAGTCTCGATTCCTGATCCATCCCCAACCAACACAGGGATCAATGCACGCGATCGCTCGGACGAAACGATGACACCGTTTGACCAGAACGAAAATCCCAAGGATATCGCTATCACCGCAGATATCCGCAAACGCATTGTTGGCAGCACCATGTCAATTAGTGCAAACAACACCAAAATCATGACCAAAAATGGCAAAGTGACCCTTCGAGGACCTGTTGCCACTTCAGCTGAAAAAGCCCAGATCGACGTTATCGCTAAAGAGATTGCTGGTACCGTTAATGTTGATAACCAACTCGATGTTTCCAGCAAGCCATCCACATCTCCTGAGAATTAA
- a CDS encoding protein kinase domain-containing protein: protein MTDSADLPTFDLSNRKLGDFQLIRRLGRGGMAEVYLAEQLSLKRSVAVKVLRPEFIQDQTYLKRFQQEAKAAAGLNHANIVQVYTIGEADGVQFIAQEYVQGRNLKEYLVRKGALDVNAAMQIMRQVASALQVAGTAGIIHRDIKPENILLTRKGEAKVADFGLAQLTRPGEKVELTQVGVTMGTPLYMSPEQVNGKPLDVRSDIYSFGVLCFHMLCGRPPFQGETALSIAVQHLNVAPPPISDLRPDLPKPLVQLIERMMAKKREDRPADAGVILADLKQISRLVNQRDETPEVRPLRQPTKTPSMHRTQRQKLIRHTLFTLLAMLLVGSASAGVGWLMRTPDPFLEPVKNTDQVPQQETAQAQYYYALTRGYDEAAWRSVITYFPDAELENRRAKEQLAIIYLKSDRLPQAEEICQQFLRDGEQDPTLRAHGLAGLAVIESLRGNAAASQNYIQQYQALRKEISPELGRLLQEAINRQGRANRGSTSLNIDNWYFSPGLSEPLEREPGRDFRRQS from the coding sequence ATGACTGATTCTGCCGATCTTCCCACCTTCGATCTTTCCAACCGCAAGCTCGGCGATTTTCAGCTCATTCGCAGGCTGGGTCGTGGTGGGATGGCCGAGGTGTACCTCGCGGAACAACTTTCCCTCAAGCGATCAGTCGCAGTGAAAGTCTTGCGCCCTGAATTCATACAGGATCAGACTTATCTCAAACGCTTTCAACAGGAGGCCAAGGCTGCCGCCGGCCTGAACCATGCCAATATTGTCCAGGTGTACACAATTGGCGAAGCGGATGGCGTGCAGTTCATTGCCCAGGAGTATGTTCAGGGTCGCAACCTCAAAGAGTATCTGGTGCGCAAGGGAGCGCTCGATGTGAATGCCGCCATGCAGATCATGCGGCAAGTCGCTTCAGCGCTTCAAGTGGCCGGTACTGCGGGGATTATCCATCGCGATATCAAACCCGAGAACATTCTGCTCACACGCAAGGGCGAAGCTAAAGTCGCCGACTTTGGCCTGGCTCAACTCACTCGCCCGGGCGAAAAGGTCGAACTCACACAAGTGGGAGTGACCATGGGGACTCCACTTTACATGAGCCCCGAGCAGGTCAATGGCAAGCCGCTCGACGTTCGCAGTGACATTTATTCGTTTGGTGTGCTGTGTTTCCACATGCTCTGTGGTCGCCCGCCTTTTCAAGGTGAAACGGCTCTGTCGATTGCAGTGCAGCATTTGAATGTGGCCCCACCACCTATCAGCGATTTAAGGCCCGATCTTCCTAAACCACTCGTGCAACTCATCGAACGGATGATGGCCAAAAAACGGGAAGACCGCCCTGCCGATGCCGGGGTCATTCTTGCCGATCTCAAGCAGATCAGCCGCCTCGTCAACCAGCGCGACGAGACGCCGGAAGTTCGCCCGCTCAGACAGCCCACCAAAACACCTTCCATGCATCGCACCCAGCGGCAAAAGCTCATCAGACATACTCTGTTCACACTGCTGGCGATGCTGCTGGTCGGTTCGGCTTCAGCCGGAGTCGGCTGGCTCATGCGCACTCCCGATCCATTCCTTGAACCTGTGAAAAACACCGATCAAGTTCCCCAGCAGGAAACAGCACAGGCCCAGTACTACTATGCTCTGACTCGCGGTTACGACGAAGCGGCGTGGAGAAGTGTGATTACCTACTTCCCCGATGCCGAGCTCGAAAATCGCCGGGCGAAAGAGCAACTGGCAATTATCTATCTGAAATCGGATCGACTTCCTCAGGCTGAAGAAATCTGCCAGCAATTCCTGCGTGATGGGGAACAAGACCCGACCTTGCGGGCCCATGGTTTAGCGGGATTAGCTGTGATCGAAAGTTTGCGTGGCAATGCCGCTGCCTCACAAAACTACATCCAGCAATATCAGGCCTTGCGCAAGGAGATTTCTCCTGAACTGGGCCGATTGCTGCAGGAAGCCATCAATCGGCAAGGCCGTGCCAATCGCGGCTCGACCAGCCTGAACATCGACAACTGGTATTTTTCTCCCGGCTTGAGTGAACCCCTCGAACGCGAGCCCGGGCGAGATTTTCGCAGGCAATCGTAA